The DNA region ATCAAGCATCCGGCCGTCTATCACGCCGCTGTGCCCACCCTCTCGGGCACCGGTGCCGAGGTGTCCCGAACCACGGTCCTGACCGGTCCTGAAAAGAAGCTGGGTATCAACTCCGACCACACGGTCTTTGATCAGGTGGTGCTCGATCCGGAGTTGATTGCCGGCGCGCCGCGTGAACAACGCTTCTACACCGGCATGGACTGCTACATCCACTGCATCGAGTCCCTGGAGGGCACCTACCTCAATGCCTTTTCCCAGGCCTATGGTGAAAAGGCGCTTGCTCTTTGCCAGGAGGTGTTCCTGGAAGAAGTGCCGGAGAGCGACGACAAGTTGATGATGGCCTCGTTTTTCGGCGGCATGAGCATCGCCTACTCCCAGGTGGGGGTGGCCCATGCCATGTCCTATGGCCTGGCCTTCGAGCTGGGCGTCCACCACGGCATCGGCAACAGCATCGTGTTCGACTACCTGGAAGAGTTCTATCCCCGGGGTGTCGCCGAGTTCAAACAGATGCTGGTCAAACAGGGCATCGAGCTGCCGCGCGGCATTACGGCCAACGCCACGGACGAGCAGATCGAACGTATGGTCAATGTCTCCCTGATGCTCGAGCCGCTATGGGAAAATGCTCTGGGCAAGGATTGGCGCAACACCATGACCCGCGAACGGATCCGGGCCTTATACCGCAGAATGTAACCGACGCCACTTTCGGCGCGATTCGATCGCATTGGGATCGATCGGGCCCCAAGGAGTAAAACCATTCATGCTATTTTCAAGTGACGCCATGGAACGCTGGCTGATGTCAACCAGATCGAGAGCCGAGACAGCGTGGGCCGCTCTGCGGGCCTGCGGTCGGATGCCCGTTTTCTGGGGCCGTTGCCCGGCCCACTATATGGGAGGGGCCTGGATCGTCTTTCCCCTCGACACCTGCCGGTTGCACTGTGGATTGGCTGGATTGATCCGTATCCAACCGCCCAGGATCCAGGGTGAGGTGAAGGATGTGGCGAGCCTGGCCGAAACGATCGACGCAATCGTTCCCCTCTCCTTGTCCCACTGCATCGACAACGGGGTGACCCTTTCGGATGGCTATCTCGGTGGCGACCAACCGCTTGAGCAGCTATACAAGGAAGCCTGCGGGCTGAAGCATGAAACACTTTTTTTGCGTCTGTTGACCGACCAGATGCAGCAGGCCCAAATTCAAACGCTGTGCGAAAAACTGGATGCCTTGATCGATCAGGAAGTTGCCACGCTTCAGGGCCGTATCGGGTACCTGCCCACCATCGATGCCGAAATCGCCGACCGGCGCATCGAGAAGATCAAAGACATCGCATGGTGCCTGCGGGTCGAACTGCTCGACAACATCGCGAAAACCAAGGCATTGATGGGGGATGGCGATGCGAATCCGCCGGCCCAGGCAATCGCCATCTTCCGCAACCTCAACACGGTTCTCAACAGCATCGACCGGCTGGAGGTGCGAGGACGCGATTCGGCCGGCATTTCGCTCCTCTTTCTCTTCAAAGATGATGCCCTCGACCTGGCCGAACAGGCTTGGAACGCAGCGAATCTCGGCGATCAGGTCAAATCGCGGACGGCCCGTTCGATTCTGGGCAACCGCTCGATCGCCATTCGTCGAAACGGCGAAACAGGTTTGAGCGGCGTGACCCTCACCTATAAAGTGGCCGCGGAAATCGGCCGCCTGGGCGACAACGTGCGCGAACTGCGTCGGGAAATCAGCACCGATCCGCTCCTGCACCTCATCTCCCGAACCCCCCATGAATACCATACGGTGTCCGCCCATACCCGCTGGGCATCGGTGGGGGCCATCACCATCGCCAACTGCCATCCGGTGGATAATGCCACCAATGGGGAGGCGAACCTGCGCAAAGGCATGATTCACGCTTGCCTGAACGGGGATATCGACAACTATCTGACCCTGAAACTACGTTGGGAGCAAAACGGCGAACCCATTCCCGAGGAGATCACCACCGACACCAAAATCATTCCCCTGCAGATCGAATACTATCTGCGCCAGGGTCATTCGGTGGAAGAGGCGTTCCGGCTGGCCGTGAGCGACTTCGAGGGATCGCATGCCATCGCCATGCATACCGACCTGGCACCGGGCAAATTTTTCCTGGCCCAAAGAGGCAGCGGCCAAGCCGTCTTCGTTGGATTGGCCGAGGATCATTATCTGCCCACATCGGAAGTATATGGATTCGTCGAGCAAACCCAGTCCTACATCCGGCTCAACGGCGAAAAAATCGTCCCGGGCATTAATGGGTCGACCCAGGGTCAAATCTTCGTCCTCGATCAGAACAGCCCCGGCGGCCTGAGCGGCATCGCGGCCACTTACTACGACGGCACCCCCATCGATCTCAAACCGGAAACCGTCCAGCATACGGAAATCACCTCCCGCGACATCGACCGGCAGCAGTTTCCCCACTATTTCCTGAAAGAGATATCCGAATCACCCGTTTCGGTGGCCAGAACGCTTCAAAACCGATGGAAAATCGCCAAGGACGATCCCGGCCGTTACACCATCGCATTGCCGGAGAACGCTTTCCCCGAGCGGATCGTCGAGGCGCTGCGCACCGACCGTATCCGTAGGGTCTACTTCATCGGCCAGGGAACGGCCGGCATCGCCGCCCAGGCCATCGGCAATATACTGGAATACTATCTCAACGAACCTTCGTTGAAAATCAGCGCCCTGAAAGCATCGGAATTGAGCGGTTTTCAACTTGGCCCCGCCGAAGACCCTGAGGCCATGTCCGACGCCTTGGTGATCGCCATCAGCCAGTCGGGCACCACCACGGACACCAACCGGGCGGTGGACATGGTGCGGGCGCGCGGCGCATTGACCATGTGCATCGTCAACCGCCGCGATTCGGACCTGACCTTCAAGGTCGACGGCGTAGTATACACGAGCAGCGGCCGCGACATCGAGATGTCGGTGGCCTCCACCAAGGCCTTCTATTCCCAAATCGTGGCCGGTGCCCTGATCAGCCTCAAGATCGCCGAAGCCAAAAAGCGCCGGTCGCCGGAATTCATCGCCGAGGAGATCCGGTCCCTGCTCGCCCTCCCGGACCAGATGCGCCGGGTATTGGCCCTCGGCGATCAGATCCGCGCTTCGGCCGAACGGCTGGCCCCCATGCGCACCTACTGGGCGGCCGTGGGTAGCGGCCCCAACAAGTCCGCCGCCGACGAGATCCGAATCAAGCTGAGCGAACTGTGCTACAAGACGATCTCTTCGGACTATGTGGAAGACAAGAAGCACATCGATCTCTCCTCCGAGCCGCTGATCCTCATCTGCGCGGCGGGCGCCGGACGTACGGTCATCGGCGATATCGCCAAGGACACGGCAATCTTCCGGGCCCACAAAGCCGCCCCGGTGGTGATTGCCGATGAAGGCGAAACCCGCTTTGACGCCTATGCCGAGGACATCTTCCAGGTGCCGGGCATATCGCCCCACCTGGCGCCGATCCTCAACACCCTGGTCGGCCACCTGTGGGGCTATTACGCCGCTCTGGCCATCAACAGCGGCTCGGGCTTCCTGCACCGATTCCGGGAAGAGATCAAACAGACCGTGGAGCGCTGCGCCCAGGACGGACTGGACGTCTACGAGGTGGTCCTCGAAAAGAGCTTCCGGGAGCAGGTCGCCCAGTTCTATTCGGAGTTCAGAAGACGACTCACCGAAGGCAAACTCCCCAGCACCATCGGACACGCGGCCGACCTTCTGCTGCTTCTCAAATACCTGACCGGACGCCTGCCGGTGGCCGATTTCGAACTCGATTTCGGCAAGCGCGGTACGGCCCTGAACATGCTCGACAGCCTCTTCGAATTCCTGGGTAAATCGATCAACGGCATGTCGCGCCCAGTGGACGCCATCAAACACCAGGCCAAGACCGTGACCGTGGGAACCAGCCGCATCAGCGAACGGGTCCAAGGCATTCTCTTCGATGCCCTGGCCGACCACGACATCAGCGCCAGCCGCCTGATCAACCGCAATATCCTGGTGCTCAAAAACCTTCAGCACGTCGTGGCGGACATCAAGGGATCGATCCTCTACCGCATCGACAACCTCAACGTGCTGGGAGAACCAACGGACGACTCGACCATTGAAATCATCAAAAAGACGGGGGTGTTGGCGCCGCTGAAATCCCGAGTGGAATCCGACCGGCGCCTGAAGGGCACCAAACGGATTGTCGTCGCCCAAGGCAACGTCTATATCGGCAAGGGCCGCAAGGACGACCGCAGTATCCTGATCATTCCCGCTTTTTCCACGGCGCCCGGGGCCACCAACCGCATCGAGCAGCTGCTGTTGCTCAACATCGGCTTTCAGGAGCACGTCCCCCTGCCGCAAAAAATCAAGGCCCTGGGCGGTAAATACGAACACATCAAGAACATTGTCCATGAAAACAGCATCGCTTGGGAAGACGCACACCTGGAGCGGGTGCCCATGGAAGAACTTTTCGGAAGATCGGCGGAAAAAGTCGGCGAGATGATCGTCGCCATGCAACCCCAGAAGTAGCGCCAAGGCCATGAAGAAACCCCATGCGAACGAAACCCCTGGCCTGGATCGAAAAAAAGACGAACTGCTCCATTATGGCCGTGAAATGATCGCACTGGGGCTGACCACAGGCTCGGGCGGCAACCTCAGCATTCTGCTTCGCGAAGAAGATCGGATCCTCATTTCACCCAGTGGCGTGGCCTACGCGGCCATGACCCGTGACGATGTCGTGACCTGCGACCGCCAGGGCCGGGTGATCCGTGGCACGCGGCGCCCATCCAGTGAACTCGGCTTTCACCTGGCGCTTTACGACCACCGCCCGGACATCGGCGCGGTGGTTCACACCCATTCCGTCTTTGCCACCACCCTGGCCTGCATGCACCGGGAGATACCGGCCGTTCACTACCTGGTGGGGTTCGCCGGCCATAAAGTCCCGCTGGCCCCCTATGCCACGTTTGGCACGCCTGCCCTGGCCAACGCCATCATCGACACCATCGGCCAGAGCAACGCCGTGCTCATGGCCAATCACGGCCTGGTGGCCGTGGGTCCGGATCTGGCCGCTGCCTTCAACGTGGCCGAAGAGATCGAACTGGTGGCCCGCATCTACTATCAGACCCTCGTGGCCGGCGAACCTCAAATTCTCTCCACGCAGCAGATGGATGAAGTGCTGGAGAAATTCAAGGGCTATGGCCGGCCGATGGAAAAATAGGCGGCCGACGATTATTTCAATCTGACGAAAACATTCGAGGAGTTGCATTACCCTCCATGGCCAATGGAATGAACTATTTATTATTCTACCTGTTTACCGCGCTGGGGGTTTCCTTCTTGTGTTCCCTCCTGGAATCGGTGCTGTTATCGATCACGCCGGGTTTCATCGGTGTATACGAGAAAAAGTCACCGGGAACCGGAGGTCTGATCCGCCACCTGAAAATGGACATCGATCGCCCATTGGCCGCCATCCTCAGCCTCAACACCATCGCGCACACGGTCGGCGCAGCGGGCGTCGGAGCCCAATCGTTGATCGTCTTCGGCAGTGAATACGTAGCCATCAGCTCGGCTGTACTCACTGTTTTGATCCTGGTTCTCACGGAAATTATCCCCAAGACTTTCGGCGCCATCTATTGGCGGGAACTGGCACCAATGACGGCACGAACCCTCCAGTTCATGATCGTGGTGCTCTCTCCCATCATTTTTCTGTCGATGAAACTGACCCAACTGATATCACGCGGCAAGAGGCGCAAAATGTTCAGCCGCGAGGAGTTCCAGGCCATTGCGGATATCGGGATTCGGGAAGGGCAGTTCCGGGAGCAGGAATCGCGCATCATCAAAAATCTCTTCCTGCTGAGGAAATTAAGGGCCGACGACATCATGACCCCGCGCACGGTCATGTTCATCCTGCCGGCGAACATGACCATCGGGGAAGCGGTGAAACTCGATGATGCCCGTTTTTCGAGGATTCCGATTTACGAAGACAATCCGGACCATATCGTCGGATTCGTTTTGAGAAGCGACATCTATCTCGAAGCCTCGCGCGGTAACCAGACCCAACCCCTGGCCACCCTCCGCCGGGACCTGCCGGTGGTTCCGGAAACGGTGCCATTGATTCAGCTTTTCGAACGCTTTTTGAAGCAGCGCCAGCAGGCCACGCTTACAGTGGATGAACACGGCGGTGTAGCCGGCATTCTCACCATGGAAGATATTATCGAAACCTTACTGGGCATCGAAATCATGGACGAGACGGACACGGTTGCCGACATGCGGGCCCTGGCCAGGCAGCAATGGATCAAACGCGCCAAGGCCTTGGGCATCGTGACCGGCGATGAAGGCCCTGACGTCCAGTAATCGACAAACAGCCGCGGCACCAAAGCCTCACTGTGCCACCTGCTGAATGCCCTCCAGCTGCCAGAACGAATCCGGGTTTCCAAGTTCACGGCTGAAATGCCATACCTCGCGGACCTGCTTGGATAAATCGTCTTCATCTTCCCTCAGCATGACATCGAAGAGCACCGAGGCGATGGTCTGGTCCTGCGTGTCGCGCACTTCGAGCAAACGCGGGGTGATCAACAGCAGCTCGGTTTTACCCGGTGAGGGGTCTTCCTCGGCTTGCCGCTGAATTTCAGAAAAGACTTCTGGCGAGGTGAACTGGCGGATATCCTCCAGATCGCGCTTGTCCCAGGCGTTTTGCAGACGAACGTAGAGGGCCTGGGCGCCTTTAAGAAATTCGTCGGCATCGAATCCCGGTGGCAAACCGGCCTGCTGGGGTGAAGCGGACTCTGTCTCATCGTCCAGGGCACCGCCGGCCCAGCCCCATGCCGGGTCTGTGTCACGCGCAAAGGCCATGCCGCCGGATCCGGCGGCCGATGCCGCAGCCATGCGCCGGGCCTGCAGGAACCGAAACAACAGGAAAAGCCCCCCTCCGATCAGCAAGATATCCAGCAGGCCGATACCACCGGCCCCCAAACCGCCGCCGAAGAGCAGGGAACCAATCAGGCCGCCCATGAGCAGGCCGCCCAGCATACCACCGGTACGTCCCATGGGCGAGGCTGTTGGGCCGGTGTTGGGCTGGGCCTGAGCCGTCTGACCGTTTTTCGTTGGAGAACCGGCCGGGCTCTGCGCGGGAGGCTGTGCACTGCGCTGGTAGGTCGGTTTGCTGCCGAAGGATCTACTGCGCCCGAATCGGGCGGCCTCGGCCGACGTCTGCCATAAATAAAAGAGGCTGAATGCAAAAGCGAAAATCATACATATGGACAACCGGTGCATTCTGTTCATCGATGTCATTCCTATTCTCAATTTTTCGTGTTGAGGTTCCTTTCGGGCGAACGCGATTTCCCGACCGGTCATAAAAAAAAGGCCTTTACCCCCAGGTTCAATTCTTTCAGGGGTAAAGGTCTGCATTTCCCGATGGCACCGGTTCATGCCGCCGGGTACCTTTTATGCAAGATTATGGGAAATGACGATCGCTTGTCAAGTCAAACCGGATCGGTCGTCTCTTGATCTTTTGCCGTTCCGGTTATACTACGGATGCACATCAGATTGAACTGGTGCCCACGCGCACCTGGCCATTTTGCGATAACCTTCAAAAAAAACTTCTCTTGATCGTTGAACGGAGCGAACCATGCAGCGCCAAACCATCAACAATCTCGTGTTGCTGTCCCTGCTCTTTCTGATTTCGGCCATTTTTCTTTCCATGATTCGCAATTTTCTCATGGCCCTTTTGCTGGCCGGGATCTTTTCCGCCATGGCGCAACCCATTTTTCGAAAAACCACCAGACTGCTGGGCAATCGACCCCGGGCGGCCGCTCTCTCCACCCTGCTGCTGTTCTGTCTGGTGGTGCTGGTGCCGCTGTCCGGCCTGGTGAGCATCGTCACCGCGCAGGCCGTCAAAGTGGGGCAGTCGATTACCCCCTGGGTGAGACACCAAATCGCTCAACCAACCGCCTTTTCCGAATATCTGCAACGAATTCCCTACTACGATCAACTGCTCCCCTACCATGACCAGATCGTTAGCAAAGCCGGTGAGTTGGCCAGCAGGATCAGTGTCTTTCTGGTTAACAGCCTATCTGCCGGTGCCATGGGCACGGTGAATTTCATCTTCATGTTTTTCGTCTTTTTGTACGTCTGCTATTTTTTCCTGATGGACGGCAAAGCCCTGATGGTGCGCATCCTCTATTATTTGCCCCTGCAGGAAAAAGAGGAAAACCGATTGCTGGACCGGTTCACATCCGTGACACGGGCCACGCTGAAAGGGACTGCACTGATCGGTGTGTTGCAGGGCGCCCTGGCCGGAGTGGCCTTTGCCGTGGTGGGCATCGACGCTTCGATTTTCTGGGGAACGGTGATGGCGGCGCTCTCGATCATCCCGGCCCTCGGCTCGGCCATCGTATGGGTTCCGGCCGCCATCATCCTGGCGGCCGGGGGGAGTTATCTAAAGGCGATCGGGCTGACGCTGTTTTGCAGCCTGGTCGTCGGCAGTCTCGACAACCTGCTCCGCCCGCGATTGGTCGGCAAAGACACGCAGATGCATGATCTGATGATTTTTCTCGGCACCCTGGGCGGTATCGCCATGTTCGGCGTGATCGGGTTCATCATCGGACCGATCATCGCCGCCCTGTTCGTGACGATCTGGGACATCTACGGAGAAGTGTTCAAGGATTTCCTGCCGGGACTGGGCATGGAACATGGGCCGGAGGGGGATAAAAAAGGCCGGCCATCAGGGGAAGGCCGGCCCGAGAGCACACCGCAGGAATAACTTTGATTCAGGCCAGGTGGCCGCCGTCACAGACGATATACGTGCCGGTGGTGAAGGAGGAGGCGTCGGAAACCAGATAGAGCACAGCGCCGGCCATTTCGTCGGGCGTGGCGTGGCGCCCCAGAGGAATGCTTTGAATCGCGTAATTATAGATATCTTTGTTCGAAATCAACGCATCGGCGAATCTGGTTTGCGTCAAGCCTGGTAAAAGGGCATTCACCCGGATCTTGCGACCAGCCAGCTCCTTGGCATAGGCCTGGGTCATGGAGATCAGGGCCGCCTTGGTCATGGAGTAGATGCCCTGCATGGGCGCCGGGCGAATGCCGTTGATCGATGCAACATTGACGATGGCGCCGCCGCCGGTTTCCGTCATCAGGGCGGCGGCCTTTTGAATCATGAAATAGGGACCTTTGACATTCACATCGAAAGTCTTGTCGAAGGCGCCTTCATCTGCGCCCAGCATTTCACCGAAATAGGGATTGGTGGCCGCGTTGTTGACCAGGATGTGCAACTTGCCGTGCTGGGCCCGGACCTCTTCGAACAACTGATCGATCTGATTCAACTGTCCCATATGACAGGCGATCGATTGCGCACAGCCGCCCTTTTGCGTTATCTTCTCTTCGACTTGCCGCAGACTGTCGATCTTGCGGCTGACCAAAATGCAATGGGCGCCATAATCGGCCAATGTTTCGGCGATAGCGGCGCCGATGCCTCGGCTGGCACCGGTGATAAGCGCGATTCTGCCATCCAGTCTGAAATCCACCATCTCTTTCCTCCTGAATCTGTCGGTTATGAGAACGGGCAGGCCCTATACAGCCTGGCAGGGATGCCCGCAGAAACGTCGCGGCCCGACTGTCCCTATCCGACATCCCGGCGATTGTCAATATAGAACGAGCGTTCGTTTTTTATCAAGGGAAGGCGGCTGGCACTTGACCGCTTGGCGTGCGGCATCGGCCACCTGTTCCACTCACACCGGGTTTAATGAATCGCGTTCAGTTAGAATCTCTGGTCACGGGCAAAAAAAAGTTAGGGCCCAAGCGGCGGTATGGGAATCCGGTACCGTTCGGTGATCATCCGGTGGATCGAGGACAGCTGAACCGGATCGAGAAAGATCTGCTTGGGGTGCTGCATCAGTTCGATCTTGTGGAACCCCTCTATCGGACTGGCCAGCGCCTTGCGCACATCTTCCAGGTTGCCGATGGGTTGATCGTTGACGCGGACGATCACCAGGTTGGACAGGTTCTCATAACCGATGGTAAAGGGTGTCGCGATGACATCGGAGATGATCACGATTTTTTCGCGCCGGTCGCCGTTCAGGTAATCCTGGTTCTGGTGGTAGTAGAGCAGGTGGATGGGGGCGTCGGTCGCCCAGTTGTTGCCGTACTCCCGCAAGTAGGGCAACGAGAGCTCCTGGATGACCAATCCGCCGACAATGAGATGTTCGGGTACGGTGTCGACCCGGTAGGGGGGCACCAGGTATTCTTCCGGTCCGCGATGGTCGAGCTTGATCTCCAGATGGACGACCTGCCCATTGCGCTGGATCCGGGTCGGGACAATATCACCGGCATGATAGAGCGTGCGAATCAGGTGCACCACCGAAATTTTGCCGTGGGGCGCCAGTTCAAACAGGCCTGTATTGGTAATTTTAAAATCCCCCATTTGGGAGATGACATCGCCGGCCTGCAGTCCGGCAAGATCGGCCGGCCCCCCCTTGATCACCTTCTGCACGTAAATGCCGGTGACATCTTCGGGCAACCCGATGTAACGGCGCAACTGGGGGTCGAGCGTCGAACCGTAATGAAAGCCGGCACTGGGGAACCCCTGGTAGTCGCCATGGACGGCATCGTCCAGAAAATGGCGGATCACCGGAGCGGCAATCACTTCAACGGCTTGACCGGACGGCTGCTGCCGCAAGACCAGGCCGGCCAGCCGATCTCCGCGAACCACCGGCAAGGTGACATTGTTGAATCGGTACGGCAGTGAATTGTCCAATCGGTAAATCAAAAAAAAGTTGTTCTGCGTGTAAATCCCCAGGTCCACGGAAGTCACCTGCCCGCGGCTGGGAACCACATCGCCGCCCGGTTTG from Desulfatitalea tepidiphila includes:
- a CDS encoding iron-containing alcohol dehydrogenase family protein, translating into MFRNFKTVNRMIFGRGCFNQLDDILSEQRSKQRPSIVFVVDDVFKNKPLRERIPLKETDLLLWVNVDHEPKTSYVDQLTDQVRQAMAERRQDLPAGVIGIGGGSTMDLAKAVSLMLTNEGSSVKYQGWDLIKHPAVYHAAVPTLSGTGAEVSRTTVLTGPEKKLGINSDHTVFDQVVLDPELIAGAPREQRFYTGMDCYIHCIESLEGTYLNAFSQAYGEKALALCQEVFLEEVPESDDKLMMASFFGGMSIAYSQVGVAHAMSYGLAFELGVHHGIGNSIVFDYLEEFYPRGVAEFKQMLVKQGIELPRGITANATDEQIERMVNVSLMLEPLWENALGKDWRNTMTRERIRALYRRM
- a CDS encoding SIS domain-containing protein, translated to MLFSSDAMERWLMSTRSRAETAWAALRACGRMPVFWGRCPAHYMGGAWIVFPLDTCRLHCGLAGLIRIQPPRIQGEVKDVASLAETIDAIVPLSLSHCIDNGVTLSDGYLGGDQPLEQLYKEACGLKHETLFLRLLTDQMQQAQIQTLCEKLDALIDQEVATLQGRIGYLPTIDAEIADRRIEKIKDIAWCLRVELLDNIAKTKALMGDGDANPPAQAIAIFRNLNTVLNSIDRLEVRGRDSAGISLLFLFKDDALDLAEQAWNAANLGDQVKSRTARSILGNRSIAIRRNGETGLSGVTLTYKVAAEIGRLGDNVRELRREISTDPLLHLISRTPHEYHTVSAHTRWASVGAITIANCHPVDNATNGEANLRKGMIHACLNGDIDNYLTLKLRWEQNGEPIPEEITTDTKIIPLQIEYYLRQGHSVEEAFRLAVSDFEGSHAIAMHTDLAPGKFFLAQRGSGQAVFVGLAEDHYLPTSEVYGFVEQTQSYIRLNGEKIVPGINGSTQGQIFVLDQNSPGGLSGIAATYYDGTPIDLKPETVQHTEITSRDIDRQQFPHYFLKEISESPVSVARTLQNRWKIAKDDPGRYTIALPENAFPERIVEALRTDRIRRVYFIGQGTAGIAAQAIGNILEYYLNEPSLKISALKASELSGFQLGPAEDPEAMSDALVIAISQSGTTTDTNRAVDMVRARGALTMCIVNRRDSDLTFKVDGVVYTSSGRDIEMSVASTKAFYSQIVAGALISLKIAEAKKRRSPEFIAEEIRSLLALPDQMRRVLALGDQIRASAERLAPMRTYWAAVGSGPNKSAADEIRIKLSELCYKTISSDYVEDKKHIDLSSEPLILICAAGAGRTVIGDIAKDTAIFRAHKAAPVVIADEGETRFDAYAEDIFQVPGISPHLAPILNTLVGHLWGYYAALAINSGSGFLHRFREEIKQTVERCAQDGLDVYEVVLEKSFREQVAQFYSEFRRRLTEGKLPSTIGHAADLLLLLKYLTGRLPVADFELDFGKRGTALNMLDSLFEFLGKSINGMSRPVDAIKHQAKTVTVGTSRISERVQGILFDALADHDISASRLINRNILVLKNLQHVVADIKGSILYRIDNLNVLGEPTDDSTIEIIKKTGVLAPLKSRVESDRRLKGTKRIVVAQGNVYIGKGRKDDRSILIIPAFSTAPGATNRIEQLLLLNIGFQEHVPLPQKIKALGGKYEHIKNIVHENSIAWEDAHLERVPMEELFGRSAEKVGEMIVAMQPQK
- a CDS encoding class II aldolase/adducin family protein, translated to MKKPHANETPGLDRKKDELLHYGREMIALGLTTGSGGNLSILLREEDRILISPSGVAYAAMTRDDVVTCDRQGRVIRGTRRPSSELGFHLALYDHRPDIGAVVHTHSVFATTLACMHREIPAVHYLVGFAGHKVPLAPYATFGTPALANAIIDTIGQSNAVLMANHGLVAVGPDLAAAFNVAEEIELVARIYYQTLVAGEPQILSTQQMDEVLEKFKGYGRPMEK
- a CDS encoding CNNM domain-containing protein, coding for MNYLLFYLFTALGVSFLCSLLESVLLSITPGFIGVYEKKSPGTGGLIRHLKMDIDRPLAAILSLNTIAHTVGAAGVGAQSLIVFGSEYVAISSAVLTVLILVLTEIIPKTFGAIYWRELAPMTARTLQFMIVVLSPIIFLSMKLTQLISRGKRRKMFSREEFQAIADIGIREGQFREQESRIIKNLFLLRKLRADDIMTPRTVMFILPANMTIGEAVKLDDARFSRIPIYEDNPDHIVGFVLRSDIYLEASRGNQTQPLATLRRDLPVVPETVPLIQLFERFLKQRQQATLTVDEHGGVAGILTMEDIIETLLGIEIMDETDTVADMRALARQQWIKRAKALGIVTGDEGPDVQ
- a CDS encoding Tim44 domain-containing protein; the protein is MNRMHRLSICMIFAFAFSLFYLWQTSAEAARFGRSRSFGSKPTYQRSAQPPAQSPAGSPTKNGQTAQAQPNTGPTASPMGRTGGMLGGLLMGGLIGSLLFGGGLGAGGIGLLDILLIGGGLFLLFRFLQARRMAAASAAGSGGMAFARDTDPAWGWAGGALDDETESASPQQAGLPPGFDADEFLKGAQALYVRLQNAWDKRDLEDIRQFTSPEVFSEIQRQAEEDPSPGKTELLLITPRLLEVRDTQDQTIASVLFDVMLREDEDDLSKQVREVWHFSRELGNPDSFWQLEGIQQVAQ
- a CDS encoding AI-2E family transporter, with amino-acid sequence MQRQTINNLVLLSLLFLISAIFLSMIRNFLMALLLAGIFSAMAQPIFRKTTRLLGNRPRAAALSTLLLFCLVVLVPLSGLVSIVTAQAVKVGQSITPWVRHQIAQPTAFSEYLQRIPYYDQLLPYHDQIVSKAGELASRISVFLVNSLSAGAMGTVNFIFMFFVFLYVCYFFLMDGKALMVRILYYLPLQEKEENRLLDRFTSVTRATLKGTALIGVLQGALAGVAFAVVGIDASIFWGTVMAALSIIPALGSAIVWVPAAIILAAGGSYLKAIGLTLFCSLVVGSLDNLLRPRLVGKDTQMHDLMIFLGTLGGIAMFGVIGFIIGPIIAALFVTIWDIYGEVFKDFLPGLGMEHGPEGDKKGRPSGEGRPESTPQE
- a CDS encoding SDR family oxidoreductase; this translates as MVDFRLDGRIALITGASRGIGAAIAETLADYGAHCILVSRKIDSLRQVEEKITQKGGCAQSIACHMGQLNQIDQLFEEVRAQHGKLHILVNNAATNPYFGEMLGADEGAFDKTFDVNVKGPYFMIQKAAALMTETGGGAIVNVASINGIRPAPMQGIYSMTKAALISMTQAYAKELAGRKIRVNALLPGLTQTRFADALISNKDIYNYAIQSIPLGRHATPDEMAGAVLYLVSDASSFTTGTYIVCDGGHLA
- a CDS encoding PDZ domain-containing protein, with the translated sequence MTILRSHHRFLAVFLFLVLGGCASMPTGARNDFAPPMAQQSLLRVTVTSQSYIFHRPWQQRRPITQTAIGVVVPGGMVLVNGLLVADHRYIELETLDTQLKQPARVVVVDYEANLALLAPLDPSFLNGHRPLEMADRVTVGDGLTVWQVKPGGDVVPSRGQVTSVDLGIYTQNNFFLIYRLDNSLPYRFNNVTLPVVRGDRLAGLVLRQQPSGQAVEVIAAPVIRHFLDDAVHGDYQGFPSAGFHYGSTLDPQLRRYIGLPEDVTGIYVQKVIKGGPADLAGLQAGDVISQMGDFKITNTGLFELAPHGKISVVHLIRTLYHAGDIVPTRIQRNGQVVHLEIKLDHRGPEEYLVPPYRVDTVPEHLIVGGLVIQELSLPYLREYGNNWATDAPIHLLYYHQNQDYLNGDRREKIVIISDVIATPFTIGYENLSNLVIVRVNDQPIGNLEDVRKALASPIEGFHKIELMQHPKQIFLDPVQLSSIHRMITERYRIPIPPLGP